AGGATCATGAACCCCTCCACACGTGTGGCCATGGTGAGAACTGCTGCACCCTGTTGCCTGGGAGGACCCACATGCTTACACAGCTTCTGTTTGCCTATCCAGGTTCAACTGTAGTTTGACTGTGTGCATcgcttttttcatttttagacaGCAGAATTGAGCAATCCGAGACCATCAGGTGGAGGGCTGTTCAGTTCATCATCATCAGGGTTTAGTTTGTCATCTTCATCTGGCTTTCAAGCTGGAGGTGAGCTGTATGAACaatgtgtgtaagtgctgaACTTTACAGAGATCTATTGTAGAACTACTCAGAAATGAGAAATGGCTGAAGGCACATGGCAAAGGAaagctggttgtgtgtgtttgagggtcCAGGTCAGACCAGGGCAGgcttcagtgtttgtgtggacGAGGTCCACATTCATCCCTTCTCAAACCCAGCGGATGAATGCAGTGAAGATTTGCATTGTGTTTATGGGTGTTACTGAATTGTGTTTTTCAGGGTTCGGCTCAAGTCTGCAGAGCAGTGCTACTTTTTGTTTCTCCTCGGCCACTACAGGATTCGGCTCAAGCGGCGCCCGGCCCGGCCCGTCTGGATTCGGATCAGTGGGAGTGTTCGGTTCTGCCGCGACACCTGCGACCCCATCTGCCTCTGCTTTTTCCTTCACTGCTCCTGCGGCTGCTAAGACGTCTGCTGCTGTGTCTGGCTCGGTCGCCGGCTTcagcttctcctcctcctccacgcCGTCTGCCTCCGCAGCAGGGTTGGGGAGTGGCTTCGGGTCCTCcactccagcagggggcggtGTCTTTGGCCTGGTGACTGGCAGCAGTAGTGGGTTCATTGGAGGGGCTTCAGAACTCTACACCCCTCAGAGTGAGCTTACCGCGAATGAGCTGAAGGAGTTCACAGCTGCGCGTTTCACCCTGGGACAAATCCCCCTTCGACCCCCACCCGCAGAGCTACTGACAGTCTGAGCTGGACACGTGCGGAAGGACATTTGCGCATCTTTGAACTGTCGTTTCCTGGAAGTGCTGAAGGTCTGTGGATCACAGCCTGCAGCATACGTAGGCACTTTGGACATCTTGGATGTTTAGAGCTGTGggttaataaatgtttggatAAATGACTACTTCAGTGTTTTTAATAACTTGATAATTTAGTTCTGTAGagaatcaaattaatttaaataaacttgtttatttatgtgcattAATTTTGGCTTGTTTAGAGCATGTTAAAAGTCTTTCACATTTTGTGGCGGAGTCGTCCAGCACAGGTTAAAGACATGAGTAGAAATGTTTTACTGACTTTATATTTTCTCTGATTATTCGTTCTGGTCGCGTTCATGCACCTCTAGGCAGGTGCTGCTGGTAGCAGGAGCTCACTGCAGCGGAGTCTCGAGCGCGGTACCTTTAAGTCACCCAAGCGCGTGTCAGATTACGAAGGTCCTTAACATCCGGGCGTTTGTCTGCAATGAGACACCCGCCGAGGTGTCACCTCGAGAAAAGGTAGCTGCTGCGCGAGCCCAACGGAAACGTCGGCGTACTTGTGCGCGTGGCGAGGGTGGGGGAAATGTCGGAAAACAATTTAACCCGCGTGCTTGGGATCCTCAGATGTCTGTATCCCCACGTGCAGACGTTGGAAGAGTTTTCAGAGTGCGTGGTCTTTGCAGAGGGAAGGAGGCCCGTGCTGGTGGAGGACTCCGACACGAGCCGCTTCAAGTGTCTGATCCGCGGAGTGCTCGTGTGCACGGAGCGCGCTGTCCCGCAAAGCCCGAGCTGCGTGCAGGTAGGCAGGCTCGCGCTGAAGCACGTGGCATGTGCACCTGTTTATCAGTGTGCTTATTTAGTGTCTGAGGGGTAACATGGGTCTGGAGAGTTGAGCCGTAGACGTGCGGGTTTTACAGTGTTCACCAGAGTATCGTGCCTTACGCTTTTAAAGCAAGTGCAAAGTCCCAGACTTTCTGTGGACGTGTCGCCGGTCCGGTGCTGGTAACGGCACCAGCGAACAGCGTGGTAGTTCGTCTTCAGAGCAGTAACTCTCTTCTTAAGTACCCCTCTGCTTTCCTGAAGTGTGCATATGTACAAGCCTGtagatctgtgtgtgggtgaaacCCTTAGAGCTGTAATCATTAGACACTCAAACTGCTGTATTTACCGGGATTCTGTTTGAACCGGTTGGCCATTACTGGATTAGCCCTATTATCTGAGTTTACGGTAAGGGAAGTGTGCAGCTTTCATATTAATGTTAATCACGCATTTCTGAATGAATAATAAACCGTAAGAACATTAGAGCTACGTATTTTATCCTCTACGGTATAAAGTACGATAAGATAAAAGTTTCGTAGGCCTACTGTTGTGTGAAAACATTAGCCAAGCAGGCTACTACTATGAAATACTGTCCAGACTTCACACAGCAGACTATGCTAACATGTttgagtatttttaaaaatccatttgtatttacttttaaattgtattttttgctCTATCGAGGTCCGTAGTTGGGTGACCATGCTACAGGCTTGCATAAGCCTATATACTCTAATATACAAATGGATATCAAATAAACTAAGGTACAACTTCATCTTAAAAAGTGTTGCTTTCAGGTTTAGCGTTTATTAACCTATATGTTTAAGAAatcacacacttctctccatATGAGCCTGCTTAGAGGTTTCAGATATTACCACCCAGCAAATGACCTGGACACAACCCTTGGTGTTTGGGTAGTGGGTGTACCACAGCTCCACTCGTGTCAGTCATGCCAGTAGTGAACTTGGGACTGGTGAGCAGACCACAGTTGTTTGGTACTGCAGCAGCCATATCATCTTCCCTGCCTTTGGGAATGTAACTATGGGTTGATTAGGTCCTTTTGCTTAATTTAAGGAAGTAAATATTGATTTGTTACTGCAATCATATACATACTACAAATGTACTACGTCCTGCTCCAAGTGAGTGTGTTGATCATCACTGGTGTGGTAGTCAGTAGTCGTTGACATTCAGTTTATTAGcatcagtggtgaaggtactggacttcACATCATCTAGATGAACTTTCAGTCAGACAACCACAGTAACCAGTGACATCCTGGCGGCTGGGCCAGTAACCAGTAGCCTACTGCTTGTCATAATGAGGCCAGCTGTGaattcagaaacaaatgtgattttttaaaaaagctgatTTAAGAGTCTTTTGTAATTAATGAGATGTCAGATATCCACTGTGGTTTCACACTGGGCCCATTCCATCATATCCTGCTTATTCCATCATATCCTGTAAGAACCCACTACCTCTCCAGCTCTGAGCACGCATGCTAATATCTTTATTTGTGCTAAATCTTTATTCTctcctcaaacacagacactgaccCACCCTTTCAGCTAATTCTGataactccttcacagctacacTTGATTTACAGCTTTAATTTACTCTTAGTTGCTGGTGTATAATTGCTGGGGTTTAATTTTTggtgtttaatgtgttttaattgcTGACATTTAAATGCGAGTGTTTAATTGTTGCCATTTATTCACTGGGGGTTTAATCACTGGTATTTAATTGCTCGGTTGAATTGTGAGTGTTTAATCACTAGGGTTTCTTTGCAGGGGGTTTAATCACGGCTCTTTCCTGTCTCCCCACAGTTCGGCACGCTGCCTGAGGTTTTGGCCTTTGTGCTCAACCACATGAAgcggaagaagaagaggaacgTTCTGAAGTTTGGATATCATTACTGTGACATCCAGGGAGATGCGGACCCGTTCAAGTTCCACGGAGCTGTTTCTCAGAGCGCTGCCTTCATCTGCGACAGTCATCTGTGGAGGAAGATCAACCAGAGACTCGGCACTGATGTCACCAAGTTCCTGCTGCAGGACTGTTCTGTGTTTACCGCTGTGCCTCCTACCTGTGTGGTGCAGGTGTGCGGCACGCCTGTCTACGACCTGCTGCCTGTGCGTACCTGGTCTGGGTTTTTCCTCACTGCTAGCACACTGCACACCTGCAACACAACACGGGGGCTCATGGCCATAGCCCCTCCCAGGAACTGCGCCACAGCCCCACCCAGAAAACGAAGAGAGAGGGATCACAAAGACACAGCAAACACTGCAAAACGAaagagaggagatggagaggaagagagcgatAGGAGACCAGCAAAGAAGAGATATGTAGAGGTTATAAAACATGGTGGGCTTGGTCCTGAAGATGTAAAAATGACCAATGTAGTGGAGAGGGAGGTGGCAGAGCCAGCATCTCCTGGCCCTGCCCCACGGGAGGGTTATTTCAGTTGGAAGCCGAGCAATCAGCCCTGCCCCCgcccctcccactgctctgTCCGGGTACTGAGCATGCTCTACGGTGGGCAAGGCATGAAGAGCTTTCTGCTCAACAGGAAGTTGTGCCGAGGGGTGGGCAGAGCCCAGCGCTTGCAGGGGGTGGATCTTGTGAGGATGGTTTTCCTGCAGGGTGAGGCCTACCTGTCTGGCACTGAAGCCAAACCACGTAGACTCCCCAGACGCTTTTTCTCCATGATTCCCCTCTTCAGCCAGCTCCTGCGACAGCACAGGAAGTGCTCCTACACTTACTTCCTGCGTCAGAAGTGTTCGGGGGGCGAGGGGAAGGAGGACATGGTTTCTCTGCTGGGCTCCCACTGCTCTTTCTACAGggtgtatctgtttgtgaggGAGTGTCTGCGTCAGGTGGTACCGCACGAACTCTGGGGCTCCCAAGGTAACATGCTGCACTTCCTGTCCTGCGTGAAGCACTTCCTGCGGCTGGGCAGGTTTGAGAGGCTGTCGCTGGCACATATCATGTGGAGGATGAGGGTCAGCGACTGCCATTGGCTGGGGCACAAGAAACGTGAGTCCTGCCCTGGAAacaggggtgggtgggtgtgtgtttcaggaatGATGGATCTGTTAGCACACAGCACATCCATTCAACATGATTATAGAGGGGAAActtttatcctctctctctctctctctctctctctctctctctctctcccccaggcCACTGTCCCAGTGAGCAGCGATACAGGGAGTGGATACTGGGCCAGTTCCTGCTTTGGCTGCTACACAGTGTGGTTCTGGGTCTGGTCAGGTCCATGTTCTACGTGACTGAGAGCGCAGGCCACAAGCACACGCTGCGCTTCTACCGGGGAGACGTCTGGGCAAAGCTGCAGGAGCTTGCCTTCAGGTGAAGCCTGCACACCAGCaagctgttcttctctggttcATCATCTCCTCTGGTTTATTGtctcctctttttcttctcctctggTGTTTTGCAGGGAGCACCTGTGTAAGGGTCAATGGGAGGAGCTGATGCCCCCACAGGTGGCTTCACTCCCCAAAACCATGGTAACATCTCGCATACGGTTCATCCCCAAAGCCAGCAGCATGCGAGCAATCACACGACTGAGTGGCTCAGGTGCCGCCCTGCAGGTCTGGAGCACAGCTGCATgtggtgtgggtttgtgtttgtgagagagagtttgtctgtttgtgtctgtgcatgtgtgcttgatatcaaaatatgtgaaattctaaaaaacaaaacattttgcatataAAAAGCAAATTGAATTTTCAGTACAGCTGGGACAGGTACAGCTCTGATAGGGACAGTCAGGCAGTGGGTGAAAATCATGTTAGGGttacattcagttttatttgattaaaaagaTTCATTTAAAGCAAGATTTtaggctatgtgtgtgtgtgtgtgttcgtgttctgTAGCAGTTCCAGAGCTCAGTGCGGGACCTCCAGAAcgtgttgggggtgtgtgtgcggaggCAGCCTGTACTGCTGGGCTCAACCGTGTGGGGACGGCAGGACATCCACAGAGTGTTGAGCTCCATCACaccccaacacaaacacactccccaACCCCTGTACTTCGTCAAGGTCTGGActgtctctccacacacacaccccaacacaaacacactccccaACCCCTGTACTTTGTCAAGGTCTAGACTGTCACACActtcaacacatgcacacaccccaacacaaacAAAGTGTTTGTGTACAGATAAAGTGAAATTCCTAAACAGTGGTTGGGGAGGTtaatagaacacacacatatactctactaatataacacacacacacatttacatttttggtatttagctgacgctttttatccaaagcggcttacaattatgactgagtacaacttgagtaattgagggttaagggtcaagGGTCTTGCTCgcgggcccaacagtggaaacttggcagtggtgggaaccaacaaccttctgattactagtcaagtaccttaaccactgagacaccactgcccactgctaatattacacacactcatgtactcTGCCAATATATAACACACTCACGTACATTGCTAATATGACACACTCACGTACCGCTCACATACTCTGACAAAGACACTGGTAAACACCAGTGTTACAAAAACTCAATCACTCCACTTTGACTCTACACTGTTCACATACTctatactcacactcactctctctctctgtcacgtGTGCAGGTAGACATTAGTGGCGCGTATGACAGTCTTCCTCATGCGAAGCTGTTGGAGGTGGTGCAGGAGGTGTTGGGTCCTGTTCAGGACGACTGCTTCTCTCTCCGACACTACGCTAAAGTGTGGAGAGACTCCACACACAACCTCAGGAAACACTTCTGCACCAAGGTGACACTCTCTCTGACCTGAGACCAGTACTGCTCTGACTCTTACTGTGGAGGCTGGTGTTGCATCAGTTTATGGGAGAACTTCAAACTCcactcataaataaataatatcttaTTATGTGTTACCTTTTCTGGACTCTGATACTGCAAGACACACGCAATATTTAATGGAATGGTATGTAAATCTATTACTGAATTCAGAACATGGTTCATTAGGGGAtctggtgtgtgcatgtgtgtgtgcacgggtgtgcgtgcgtgtgtgagaccAGGCCGAGGCGTGTGAGCCGTTGAACATGAAGGGCTTTGCTCTGCAGCAGCAGGTCAGGGGTCAGATACACGATGCCATTCTAGTGGAGAAGGTCAGTGATCAATCACGATTGGccatcacacctgtctgtctggtgTACAGTACACTGTGATGTTGTGTTCCAGGACATTGTTGTGTTACAGTACACTCTGGTCTATGTTACAGTACACTCTGGAGGTGAGGGCTGCCGACGTCATGCAGTTCTTCAAGCACATGCTCAACAGCTATGTCATTCAGTACGATCAGAGGTACGTCTGCTACTGCTCCACCCACCGCCTATCCTGTCATGCTCTAAGGCTCCGCCCACTGCACAATTCAATTCCCTCTTATGCTCTATTACCTGACAGCTGTTGGCCTCTGTGACATCTCAGACTGGGTTTtttagagtgtgagtgtgtctctgtctgtgtgtatgtgtctgtgtctatatgTGTCTGACTCTGTGTAGGGCTCTGtgattgactgtgtgtgtgtgttcgttctaGATGGTTCCGGCAGGTGTGCGGGGTTCCTCAGGGCTCTGCCGTCTCCACCATGCTGTGTAACTTGTGCTATGGCCACATGGAAAACTCTCTGCTGAAGGACATCACAGACAGTGGAGGGTGAGTCTGTTCCTTACCCCACTGTTCTTTACCTCACAGAACGCAGGtgagtctgctcttctaatacCTGCACATTGTGTTTTCTACCTTAGCTGTTCTCACTGGCCCATGATCTACTGTCCATAATTCACCACTCTTCTTCTAACCATTTTAGTAGTGTACTGGTGtattgtaaagtgtgtgtgtgtgtgtgtgtgcacgcgtgtggaCTCTCTCTTTTCTGTAGGTGTTTGATGCGGCTGGTAGATGATTTCCTGCTCATCACTCCCAAACTCAGTAAAGCTGTGCACTTTCTAAAGTATGACTGTGTTAAATGCGTCTTCCACTAAGATTATGTTCATTGTTAAATACATCGTACAATGTTAGATGCAACCCCTTATTGGGGTTTGTAACTCTttctgtgggggtgtgtaacTTTCTATAAGGAGCTGTAGGGAGATGGAAAGTGTGAttgtttctctcactgtctgtcacactttgtctctctcactatctctctctcgctgagtgtttctctctctgtctacactGCCGTTATCTATGTTTCTCTGTGTCAGGACCTCATTCTGTCCGGTCATCTGTGTCACAGGACCTTGCTAGCTGGAGTTCCTGATTACGGCTGTGAGATCAACCCTCAGAAGGTGGCTGTGAACTTCCCCGTGTGTGAAGACCTTCCCTTCACTGAGGTCACGGAGCTGCCTCCTCACTGCCTCTTCCCCTGGTGTGGGCTGATGATTGACACATGCACGCTGGACGTCTACAACGATTACTCTGGGTAGAGACGTGGGAGGGGAGGATAGTGTAGAGGAGAGGGAGGTGTAAGAGCTGCACATCTGTTTGACCTGGTTGGGTGTGGGAGGAGGACGCCTTAACCTGCCCTCGTTAACCTGCCCTTACTCTCTGGTGCTGTTATATGGCCTGAGTTCATGGACTGACCTGAGGTCAGGACTGTTCCCCCTCTGCAGCAGGAAACAACAGTGTGGAGAGAGAATGGCATAGTGGCCTTGTGGTGTCTTTTATTATGAGTGATGGTTTGGATTTagtattgtgttttgtgtttctaaTGTATTAGTCTGTGGAATAAGTCCAGTTAAAAACACTCCTGACTGAAGCAGGTATCAGTTTGCTGTCATTGGTCTGTGTTCCCGGTCCTCAGGTATGCTGGCCTATCACTGCGATACAGCCTGACACTAGGCTCTGCCCACTCTGCAGCCATGTTCATGAGACAGAAGCTGCTGATGGTCCTCAGGCTGAAATGTGACATCATCTTTCTAGATCTGcgtgtaagacacacacacacacacgcgcgcgcacacacgtgtgcaaaCACACTGAGGATCaggttttctttcatttctctctctctcaggtgaacTCTGTGGAGGCGGTGTATAAGAACATCTATAAACTCCTCCTCTTGCAGGCCTTAAGGTGCGAGTCAAACCTCTTGGTGAATCCTGCTTAGGTAGCACCAGGCAAGGTCTGAGTATGTCCCAGAACCTGACACTAAGGGGCAGTATGACTTACTTCTCTCCAACACGCAGAAGCCTGTCAAAAGTAGCTCATATTTGGTCAAAATCATCACTCAATCATGTGAGTCTGTCGTACTGTAAAGTTGTGCTGTCAGAATTATGATACAGTTTTTTTGCTTGGACTGCTTTAGTCCTGAGAGTGTATTGTAGTGGAgagagatggtggtggtgtgtgtatgttcaggtttcatgtgtgtgtgaggagtttGCCGCTGGGCCAGGGTGTGAGGACAAACCCAAGCTTCTTCCTACGTATGATCTGGAGTATGGCCAAAAGTACACACAGGAGGTTTACACACAGCAACCCaggcaagacacacacacacacacacaaggtttaCACACAGCAACCCAGGaaagagacacacgcacataacATATGTTGACCATAACAAGCATATTCTTACAAACAGGAACTCTACTACTGAATGTATTCATAATtctcatattttaaatacaaacactctctctctagctgtgaATGGTGATGGTGTATTGCAGTATGAAGGGGTGGAGCTCCTCTGCTGTTTTGCCTTCCAGGCGGTTCTGAATCGCCACCATCCCGCCTACCGCTGCCTGCTGCCCCACCTACACAAACGTGAGTGACAGTCCAGGAGCAACATGGGGCACAACCTCTCACTACCTGGGCTCTAATGAAACATAAAGGATACATAATTTCACTTTAGGTTTAAGTCAGAACACATTACAGTTAGTTTTATATGCCAGAGTTTTCAcccatgactgtgtgtgtcctgatttAGTTGAGTGACTTGTTTTAACCATATGTGTTTAATATTGCTGTGCCTCTTCTCTGTGGCAGGGAGGAGACACCTACTGAGCATGCTCCGTGGCATCAGGTTGGGGCGGGTCCTCCAGGCAGCCACGCCCACTTTCCCCATTGATTTCAGGACTATCCGAACATAAAGGAAAGTCCAGTCAGAAACCGCTGCTTGGAATGTCTTTGCCAGACTCTCATCTGCCCTGTCTTGTTCTTCACCTCATATCTTGAACAGTGTTGAGTGTAGATTTGTGTAATAGTGCACCGGGTGTGTTGTGGCAGGAGACACCCACTGCTTCAACATAAACCCCAGCAGTGAGAGTTTCTCAAAATCCTCCTCATTAAAGTGTAGACATCTAGCTGTCACATGATCCAAATACATCAactgaacattttaatgtattgcCTTCTCTACCAAAAGCAAATGACCCTCGTTAAGGGTTTTGTTTGATATAGGGTGAGACAGAAAGTTGTAGGTGATGTTCTCATTGTATATAACCCATAACTGGTTAAAAACATATAACTTCATCATGTTCTCTAAAAGCATTTTGATGTTTTCCAATGTTTTCAACATAAAGGGTTAAGCATGAAACTTGAAAGTTCTGTTTTTAATCAGAAATTTAACATGTTCACCGTCCCTCCTGGGTTCATTGTCATCAGTACTGCGTCCAGGCAAAGATGAAAATGATCCATTACATATTAATAATGAGCTCTCTCCTATCACTAACAGCTCTCAGTCATATTACTATTGATCTGTCAGTCATATCAATAATGACCTGTTGTGACCTCTGTGCTGTCACTCTCATTCTGATCTCTGAGACCACTGAGCAGAGGTTGGCTGGATGTTGAACACTTTCACTTATAAAATCTACGTGTAAAATCTACATcacatgatggtgtgtgtgactgcattgTTTATAAAAAGTTTTATGTAGCATTTCTGCCATGCTGGTCACACTACATTTGGTAAGAGGGAGGAGCTGTGAGTTGGACTATGGACCATCGAATTAACTTATAATGATTATAATGTTCTAACCCCATCAGGGCTTTTACAGCCCCTGATAAAAATAATGTCAGTCCCGTGTGGTTGCTGAGCAGGCAACTAATTTTCCACATGTAGCAGTACGGTGTCCTCTGCCCCGTACAGTCCTAGTGTCCTCCTCACAACTGGGGCTCAGAGCTGAAAGCCTTGTTGTCGTAGGGGTTGGAGACATGGGGCTCGTCCCGCGTGTGCTGCTCTGGGTGGGTGAGACGCCTGATGAGGTGGTAGAGTGCCACCAGGGGGATGGGCACAACGGGCACTGCAGAGAGCATCACACAGATGGCAAACACCCAGTCAGGGTACGGCTTCACCTCCGCTTCAGGAAACagggtctacacacacacacacacacacacacacaggagtgatgAGAAAATATGTTTGTCAtgcctcttttttttaaataaaagttccAATGAAAGGACATTACAGCAGGTTACATTATATAAAGTCCTGTTAGTTGAAGCTCCAACAGTGCACCACAGAAAGCAGTTCAAATTACTTTTCAGAAGCAAGTGGGTGTAAAAGTTTATACTACCATTTATACCTGCACCTCTGAGTGAGGATATGAGCTGACTTTAGATCAGCCGCGCACACAGGAAGTCATGCCAGTGCACTTACGTAGCTGGGGTTCCAGGTGGGGTACTGAGGCTGGACCTGTACCTGGACGACGACATAGgccaccagcaccaccagcagCATGAGGGGACTGACCCCCATCCAGCACAGATGCCAGAACAGACCCGGCCGGTGGCCCGTCATGAACTCGATATCCTCGCTGAATCTGCCGGGCAGAcggccagcagagggagcttGTGATCTTCACAGCATGCGTTCAGTACCAGCCGTGAGCACGCACGCCTCACTGGCCAGTCCTGGCACACGTCAGCTCAGTGAGCTGAGGCACTAGAATGTTTCCTGCCCCATGGAGAGAGACTCAGCACGACAGACCTGGGGCAGATTCTTTAATCCCCACAGTAATACAGTGTGTTATATTCAGCACTGCTGGGAAACAGTTACCTGAGGATTGGACGATCTCCAGAGCACTGTGTGAAATGTGAACATCGCAGTAAAGGCAATTACAGTGTAAGAGTGtgtaatggggtgtgtgtgtgtgtgtctcagactgtgtgatgcagtgtgatggttgtgatggtgtgtgtgtgttggaatcTCAGacagtgtatgtgatgtgtgtgtgtgtgtgtgtgattaccgTTTCATGCCATAGAACACTACTACACTGGTGATTTCGAAGAATGCGATGATGAGGAGAGGAACGGATCCCACATAACTGTTGAAGATCTCCAGCCAGTAATTCCCAGATCCCATGGTGAAGATCAGAGCCACCAGGAATGACACCATGCATATTATTcctagacagatagacagacggGGAATTAGTCATGAATTATACAGACctgagaacgagagagaaggtgagaatCAGTGACCTAGTGATGAATTATACAGCCTACTGCAAAGCAGGC
This region of Electrophorus electricus isolate fEleEle1 chromosome 2, fEleEle1.pri, whole genome shotgun sequence genomic DNA includes:
- the tert gene encoding telomerase reverse transcriptase isoform X1, with product MSENNLTRVLGILRCLYPHVQTLEEFSECVVFAEGRRPVLVEDSDTSRFKCLIRGVLVCTERAVPQSPSCVQFGTLPEVLAFVLNHMKRKKKRNVLKFGYHYCDIQGDADPFKFHGAVSQSAAFICDSHLWRKINQRLGTDVTKFLLQDCSVFTAVPPTCVVQVCGTPVYDLLPVRTWSGFFLTASTLHTCNTTRGLMAIAPPRNCATAPPRKRRERDHKDTANTAKRKRGDGEEESDRRPAKKRYVEVIKHGGLGPEDVKMTNVVEREVAEPASPGPAPREGYFSWKPSNQPCPRPSHCSVRVLSMLYGGQGMKSFLLNRKLCRGVGRAQRLQGVDLVRMVFLQGEAYLSGTEAKPRRLPRRFFSMIPLFSQLLRQHRKCSYTYFLRQKCSGGEGKEDMVSLLGSHCSFYRVYLFVRECLRQVVPHELWGSQGNMLHFLSCVKHFLRLGRFERLSLAHIMWRMRVSDCHWLGHKKRHCPSEQRYREWILGQFLLWLLHSVVLGLVRSMFYVTESAGHKHTLRFYRGDVWAKLQELAFREHLCKGQWEELMPPQVASLPKTMVTSRIRFIPKASSMRAITRLSGSGAALQQFQSSVRDLQNVLGVCVRRQPVLLGSTVWGRQDIHRVLSSITPQHKHTPQPLYFVKVDISGAYDSLPHAKLLEVVQEVLGPVQDDCFSLRHYAKVWRDSTHNLRKHFCTKAEACEPLNMKGFALQQQVRGQIHDAILVEKYTLEVRAADVMQFFKHMLNSYVIQYDQRWFRQVCGVPQGSAVSTMLCNLCYGHMENSLLKDITDSGGCLMRLVDDFLLITPKLSKAVHFLKTLLAGVPDYGCEINPQKVAVNFPVCEDLPFTEVTELPPHCLFPWCGLMIDTCTLDVYNDYSGYAGLSLRYSLTLGSAHSAAMFMRQKLLMVLRLKCDIIFLDLRVNSVEAVYKNIYKLLLLQALRFHVCVRSLPLGQGVRTNPSFFLRMIWSMAKSTHRRFTHSNPAVNGDGVLQYEGVELLCCFAFQAVLNRHHPAYRCLLPHLHKRRRHLLSMLRGIRLGRVLQAATPTFPIDFRTIRT
- the tert gene encoding telomerase reverse transcriptase isoform X2 yields the protein MSENNLTRVLGILRCLYPHVQTLEEFSECVVFAEGRRPVLVEDSDTSRFKCLIRGVLVCTERAVPQSPSCVQFGTLPEVLAFVLNHMKRKKKRNVLKFGYHYCDIQGDADPFKFHGAVSQSAAFICDSHLWRKINQRLGTDVTKFLLQDCSVFTAVPPTCVVQVCGTPVYDLLPVRTWSGFFLTASTLHTCNTTRGLMAIAPPRNCATAPPRKRRERDHKDTANTAKRKRGDGEEESDRRPAKKRYVEVIKHGGLGPEDVKMTNVVEREVAEPASPGPAPREGYFSWKPSNQPCPRPSHCSVRVLSMLYGGQGMKSFLLNRKLCRGVGRAQRLQGVDLVRMVFLQGEAYLSGTEAKPRRLPRRFFSMIPLFSQLLRQHRKCSYTYFLRQKCSGGEGKEDMVSLLGSHCSFYRVYLFVRECLRQVVPHELWGSQGNMLHFLSCVKHFLRLGRFERLSLAHIMWRMRVSDCHWLGHKKRHCPSEQRYREWILGQFLLWLLHSVVLGLVRSMFYVTESAGHKHTLRFYRGDVWAKLQELAFREHLCKGQWEELMPPQVASLPKTMVTSRIRFIPKASSMRAITRLSGSGAALQQFQSSVRDLQNVLGVCVRRQPVLLGSTVWGRQDIHRVLSSITPQHKHTPQPLYFVKVDISGAYDSLPHAKLLEVVQEVLGPVQDDCFSLRHYAKVWRDSTHNLRKHFCTKAEACEPLNMKGFALQQQVRGQIHDAILVEKYTLEVRAADVMQFFKHMLNSYVIQYDQRWFRQVCGVPQGSAVSTMLCNLCYGHMENSLLKDITDSGGCLMRLVDDFLLITPKLSKAVHFLKTLLAGVPDYGCEINPQKVAVNFPVCEDLPFTEVTELPPHCLFPWYAGLSLRYSLTLGSAHSAAMFMRQKLLMVLRLKCDIIFLDLRVNSVEAVYKNIYKLLLLQALRFHVCVRSLPLGQGVRTNPSFFLRMIWSMAKSTHRRFTHSNPAVNGDGVLQYEGVELLCCFAFQAVLNRHHPAYRCLLPHLHKRRRHLLSMLRGIRLGRVLQAATPTFPIDFRTIRT
- the tert gene encoding telomerase reverse transcriptase isoform X3; this encodes MSENNLTRVLGILRCLYPHVQTLEEFSECVVFAEGRRPVLVEDSDTSRFKCLIRGVLVCTERAVPQSPSCVQFGTLPEVLAFVLNHMKRKKKRNVLKFGYHYCDIQGDADPFKFHGAVSQSAAFICDSHLWRKINQRLGTDVTKFLLQDCSVFTAVPPTCVVQVCGTPVYDLLPVRTWSGFFLTASTLHTCNTTRGLMAIAPPRNCATAPPRKRRERDHKDTANTAKRKRGDGEEESDRRPAKKRYVEVIKHGGLGPEDVKMTNVVEREVAEPASPGPAPREGYFSWKPSNQPCPRPSHCSVRVLSMLYGGQGMKSFLLNRKLCRGVGRAQRLQGVDLVRMVFLQGEAYLSGTEAKPRRLPRRFFSMIPLFSQLLRQHRKCSYTYFLRQKCSGGEGKEDMVSLLGSHCSFYRVYLFVRECLRQVVPHELWGSQGNMLHFLSCVKHFLRLGRFERLSLAHIMWRMRVSDCHWLGHKKRHCPSEQRYREWILGQFLLWLLHSVVLGLVRSMFYVTESAGHKHTLRFYRGDVWAKLQELAFREHLCKGQWEELMPPQVASLPKTMVTSRIRFIPKASSMRAITRLSGSGAALQQFQSSVRDLQNVLGVCVRRQPVLLGSTVWGRQDIHRVLSSITPQHKHTPQPLYFVKVDISGAYDSLPHAKLLEVVQEVLGPVQDDCFSLRHYAKVWRDSTHNLRKHFCTKAEACEPLNMKGFALQQQVRGQIHDAILVEKYTLEVRAADVMQFFKHMLNSYVIQYDQRWFRQVCGVPQGSAVSTMLCNLCYGHMENSLLKDITDSGGTLLAGVPDYGCEINPQKVAVNFPVCEDLPFTEVTELPPHCLFPWCGLMIDTCTLDVYNDYSGYAGLSLRYSLTLGSAHSAAMFMRQKLLMVLRLKCDIIFLDLRVNSVEAVYKNIYKLLLLQALRFHVCVRSLPLGQGVRTNPSFFLRMIWSMAKSTHRRFTHSNPAVNGDGVLQYEGVELLCCFAFQAVLNRHHPAYRCLLPHLHKRRRHLLSMLRGIRLGRVLQAATPTFPIDFRTIRT